DNA sequence from the Ruminococcus albus 7 = DSM 20455 genome:
GATTTTCTACAATATGGCTAATCTTTCGCTGCTGGTGCTTATCAGCATGAATATTGACAAGGAAGGTCTTGTGACCGCTATCGGAATAACGTCATTTCAGGCATCGTTCATGGCAGCTATATTAATGCAGGCGATCATGGGCATAACAGGCGATGGCACAAGTGCGGTGCTGAGGGCTTTGATAAATGTTATCCCGTATGGTCAGTGGCTGTCGGTGTCGCTCATTGGTGACCAGAGTATAGCTCTGCCGGCACCTGTACAGATAGTTATCTCGGCGGTATCGGTAGTAGTGATCACTTATGCAGGTCTGAGGCTGATGGAGAAAAAGGATATCAGGTAAGGAAGGAAAATCGTATGGTATATGCTCTGTTCGCCGTGATAACTGCGGCACTGGTAATAAAGATAATATCTCTGAGATCTGCCGCAAGATCAATAAGAAAGCAGTTTGATGAAAAGTTGGAAACCGATACTAACACCGGTATATCCATACATTCAGCCGACAGGAACATGAGGGAACTGGCAGGCAGTATAAACAATCAGCTGAAAAAACTGCGTGCGGAGCATAACAGATATGTCAGCGGAGATGCGGAGCTGAAAGCCGCCATAACAAATATCTCTCACGACCTGCGAACACCTCTTACCGCGATATGCGGATATCTGGAAGTGATGAAAAAAGAAGAGAAGTCAGAGCAGATGGAAAAGTATCTGGATATAATCGGGGGCAGGGCGGAGCTTATGAAACAGCTGACAGAAGAGCTTTTCCGCTACTCGGTAATACTTTCTTCGGATGCTTATGCCGATATTGAGGATGTATCGGTAAATCAGGTGCTTGAAGACTGCATAATGGGTTATTACGCAGCGCTTTCCGAAAAAGGCATAGCACCGAAGATAGAACTCTGCGAAGAAAAGGTCATAAGGACAGTAAATAAAAACGCCCTTGCAAGGACATTTAACAACCTTATGAACAATGCTCTGAAATATAGCGATGGAGATCTGTTCATAAGCCTTTCAGCTGAGGGCGAGATAATATTTTCAAATACAGCCGCCGACCTGACGACAGTTCAGGTGGAACGGCTGTTTGATCGTTTCTATACGGTGCAGGCAGCACGAAACTCCACAGGGCTCGGTCTTTCAATAGCGAGAACTTTCATTGAGCAGATGAACGGCAGCATATCCGCTGAACTAGCCGATAACAGGCTTATCATAAGGATAAAGCTATAAGACTGATAACTGTGTGTTGTTTGATTTACAAAAAGTAATAACCGTTATCGAAAAGCGCATTACGGACGTGCTTTTGGCGGTTATATTTAGTATGGCGAATTGCCCCTCAGAAGCGTTAGAACGTGAGGGAGGGTAGAAAACAGGAACTAGCAGTGTCTACATCAATGTCTGCTCGTTTATTATCAGATGAAATTCAAGATCAAGAAAACCGGCAGCTTTGCGGCAGAGCAGCATACGCTCCATGAATATTTCAAAGTATTCGCCTATCTCTCCATATCTTGTATCGATATCGAGTTTCAGCTTTATGGCGGTATGATCCTGGTTGATCTTCAGCTTGGAAGTTTTGACAGAATAGTTCACTCTGTCATGGATATCATAATTCCTTTTGTCATCATCCTGAACACGGCTTCTTCTGACATCCGATTTATCAGCCAGTATAAGTGCCGCGGCGATCTTGCTTACGGGAACTCCGCTGCCTTCATCGTGATTGCCTATAGCCTGTATTATCGGAGCAATATCCTCAGCAGGGATACCCATTTTATCCAGCAGATAGAAAGTCATCATAGCGCCTGACTGACTATGATCCTCGCGGTTTATGACATTACCGAGATCATGCATCCACGCTGACGTCAACGCAAGATCTATTGTGTGATCGTCCAGCCCTAAGGTATCAAGAATGTATCCCACACGATCGGCAACAACACCGATGTGTGCAAAGCTATGTTCAGTATATCCCATAGCATGTAGTGATTCATTTTGTGCTTTTATATATACACTGATATCGTGATCCTGTTTTATCCTGTTGAACAGCGGAAATCTATCCGCATTTTCCTGAGCATTATTTATCCACACGCTTGAAATCAACTCCTCTGAAAGCAATTATATAGTTTCAAATTTATCCTTGTAAGATCATTTGATCCGGTCTTTAGGTTATTTATATTATACTATTTTATGTGAGCATTGTCAATCGGTAGATTAACAGTACAAAAAAGAGGATCGCTATACAGCAACTCCATGATTTCCCGAACTGAGATTCTGCTTAGCACTTGATCTCATTATAATGTT
Encoded proteins:
- a CDS encoding sensor histidine kinase — protein: MVYALFAVITAALVIKIISLRSAARSIRKQFDEKLETDTNTGISIHSADRNMRELAGSINNQLKKLRAEHNRYVSGDAELKAAITNISHDLRTPLTAICGYLEVMKKEEKSEQMEKYLDIIGGRAELMKQLTEELFRYSVILSSDAYADIEDVSVNQVLEDCIMGYYAALSEKGIAPKIELCEEKVIRTVNKNALARTFNNLMNNALKYSDGDLFISLSAEGEIIFSNTAADLTTVQVERLFDRFYTVQAARNSTGLGLSIARTFIEQMNGSISAELADNRLIIRIKL
- a CDS encoding phosphohydrolase, with translation MWINNAQENADRFPLFNRIKQDHDISVYIKAQNESLHAMGYTEHSFAHIGVVADRVGYILDTLGLDDHTIDLALTSAWMHDLGNVINREDHSQSGAMMTFYLLDKMGIPAEDIAPIIQAIGNHDEGSGVPVSKIAAALILADKSDVRRSRVQDDDKRNYDIHDRVNYSVKTSKLKINQDHTAIKLKLDIDTRYGEIGEYFEIFMERMLLCRKAAGFLDLEFHLIINEQTLM